A stretch of the Teretinema zuelzerae genome encodes the following:
- a CDS encoding RecQ family ATP-dependent DNA helicase — MDPRTPHEALKSVFGYDQFRPLQEDIVRCVLNKQDTLAVMPTGGGKSLCYQIPALLFPGLTVVVSPLIALMKDQVDQLTNAGVEAIVLNSSLDKEEWVANVRKLRSGSVKLLYVAPETLVTDRTQELLSDIRVDCVTVDEAHCISDWGHDFRPEYRKIAGIREHFPGAVCLALTATATSGVRKDIRKNLKLHNPAEFTASFNRSNIYLEVAPKSNPVAQVLDFLSKNQNASGIIYCFSRKQVESVADELVSRGYPALAYHAGLNDETRARNQQKFVADEALIMVATVAFGMGINKPNVDFVIHFDLPKSLEQYYQEIGRAGRDGRPARALLLYGRGDTRKIRFFMEEKSAAENRKAEILLKAMTNYAESRTCRRAALLSWFGENFENSTEEVREPGLFDAGTTGSNTGVPAPAGSDGRNGRLPCCDVCDKGPVPEVDMTIPSQKFLSCVARTGNRYGAAYLIEILLGSRAKRILENGHNKLSVWGIGRELEKDGWFQLSNLLLEEGYLSKDDEYGVLSLTSLAKEALAERFEIMLPFFATGEPDKISPLRKKGARMSQAGLESSDKAGQTILALMKDLRRSLADAASVPPYVVFPDRTLEDIAVKKPVVRSQLQGIYGIGEVKAEKYGDFILQTVRKSLDR; from the coding sequence ATGGATCCGCGCACCCCTCACGAAGCTTTAAAATCAGTATTCGGCTACGACCAATTCCGGCCCCTCCAGGAAGACATTGTCCGATGCGTCCTGAATAAACAGGACACCCTCGCGGTCATGCCGACCGGCGGCGGAAAATCGCTGTGCTATCAAATACCGGCGCTTCTGTTTCCCGGACTCACCGTAGTCGTTTCCCCCCTCATCGCCCTCATGAAGGATCAGGTCGACCAGCTGACGAACGCGGGGGTCGAAGCGATAGTGCTCAACAGCTCCCTGGACAAGGAGGAATGGGTCGCGAACGTGCGAAAGCTCCGTTCAGGCTCCGTGAAGCTCCTCTATGTCGCCCCGGAAACCCTCGTTACGGACAGGACGCAGGAACTGCTCTCCGATATCCGGGTGGACTGCGTCACCGTCGACGAGGCGCATTGCATTTCCGACTGGGGGCACGATTTCAGGCCGGAATACCGCAAGATCGCCGGAATCCGGGAGCACTTTCCCGGCGCGGTTTGCCTGGCGCTCACCGCCACAGCGACATCCGGCGTCCGTAAGGATATCAGGAAGAACCTGAAGCTGCACAATCCCGCGGAGTTCACCGCGAGCTTTAACCGCTCGAACATCTATCTGGAAGTGGCGCCGAAAAGCAATCCAGTCGCGCAGGTGCTGGACTTCCTTTCTAAAAATCAGAACGCGTCCGGCATCATCTACTGCTTTTCCCGCAAGCAGGTCGAAAGCGTCGCGGACGAGCTCGTTTCCCGAGGCTACCCCGCCCTCGCTTATCACGCGGGGCTGAACGATGAAACGCGGGCGCGGAATCAACAGAAATTCGTGGCCGACGAAGCGCTCATCATGGTTGCGACGGTCGCCTTCGGCATGGGAATCAACAAACCGAACGTAGACTTCGTAATCCATTTCGATCTGCCGAAAAGCCTCGAGCAATATTATCAGGAAATCGGCCGGGCGGGGCGGGACGGAAGGCCGGCCCGGGCGCTGCTGCTCTACGGACGCGGAGACACGCGAAAAATCCGTTTCTTTATGGAAGAAAAAAGCGCGGCGGAAAACAGAAAAGCCGAAATCCTTCTAAAAGCAATGACGAACTACGCCGAAAGCCGCACCTGCCGAAGGGCGGCTTTGCTGTCCTGGTTCGGAGAAAACTTTGAAAATTCGACAGAAGAAGTCCGGGAACCCGGGTTGTTCGACGCCGGAACGACCGGCTCAAATACGGGAGTTCCGGCCCCGGCCGGCTCCGACGGTCGAAACGGACGGCTTCCCTGCTGCGACGTCTGCGACAAGGGCCCCGTTCCGGAAGTCGACATGACGATTCCCTCACAGAAGTTTCTTTCCTGCGTGGCAAGAACCGGAAACCGCTACGGGGCGGCCTATCTCATCGAGATCCTTCTCGGCTCCCGAGCAAAGCGGATCCTGGAAAACGGGCACAACAAGCTCAGCGTATGGGGGATCGGACGCGAGCTTGAAAAGGACGGCTGGTTCCAGCTTTCTAACCTCCTCCTCGAGGAGGGATATCTATCGAAGGACGACGAATACGGAGTCCTCTCGCTCACCTCGCTCGCGAAGGAAGCGCTCGCAGAACGCTTCGAAATCATGCTTCCGTTTTTCGCGACCGGCGAACCGGACAAGATTTCGCCGCTCAGGAAAAAGGGCGCACGGATGTCGCAGGCGGGATTGGAGAGCTCCGACAAGGCGGGGCAGACAATCCTCGCGCTCATGAAGGATCTCAGGCGCTCGCTCGCGGACGCGGCCTCGGTTCCGCCCTACGTCGTCTTTCCCGATCGTACACTGGAAGATATCGCTGTTAAAAAGCCGGTGGTGCGCTCGCAGCTCCAGGGAATCTACGGAATCGGAGAAGTGAAGGCTGAAAAATACGGAGACTTCATACTCCAGACGGTGAGAAAAAGTCTGGATAGATAG
- the yfcE gene encoding phosphodiesterase, with translation MKFCIISDIHGSAAAFKKCEEAFLREKADYLVLCGDYLNHGPRNPIPVGYDPQALAPMINAWKLKIMGVRGNCDSEVDQMLLEFPCTSDYLIFFTGKRRCFVTHGHLYTEGNRPPLQKGDLFISGHTHVPVLKEEDGLIHLNPGSPSLPKEGSEPSYAMITPDGVFLKKLDGTLISSMKL, from the coding sequence ATGAAATTCTGCATTATATCCGACATCCACGGTTCGGCCGCGGCGTTCAAAAAATGCGAAGAGGCCTTTCTCCGCGAGAAGGCCGACTATCTCGTGCTTTGCGGAGACTACCTCAACCACGGGCCCCGCAACCCCATACCCGTAGGATACGATCCCCAGGCGCTCGCGCCGATGATTAACGCGTGGAAGCTGAAAATCATGGGAGTTCGCGGAAACTGCGACAGCGAGGTCGACCAGATGCTCCTGGAATTCCCCTGCACCAGCGATTACCTTATTTTTTTCACCGGGAAGCGCCGCTGCTTCGTTACGCACGGACACCTGTATACCGAGGGAAACCGGCCGCCCCTCCAGAAGGGAGACCTCTTCATTTCCGGGCACACCCATGTTCCGGTCCTGAAAGAAGAAGACGGCCTCATCCACCTGAATCCGGGATCTCCTTCGCTCCCGAAGGAAGGCAGCGAGCCCTCGTACGCGATGATTACGCCGGATGGCGTGTTTTTGAAGAAGCTCGACGGCACCCTCATCAGCTCGATGAAACTCTGA
- a CDS encoding TM1266 family iron-only hydrogenase system putative regulator, producing the protein MENRSVGVIAIIIKNRSAAVHQVNDVLSEFGDMVIGRMGIPYHERSLNIITLIVDASTDRIGSLTGKLGMIADVTVKSTLAKL; encoded by the coding sequence ATGGAAAACAGGTCCGTCGGCGTAATCGCCATCATCATCAAAAACAGATCAGCCGCGGTTCATCAGGTGAACGACGTCCTTTCGGAATTCGGGGACATGGTCATCGGACGCATGGGCATCCCCTATCACGAGCGCTCGCTCAACATCATCACCCTCATCGTCGACGCATCGACCGACAGAATCGGCTCTCTCACGGGCAAGCTCGGCATGATAGCCGACGTCACCGTCAAATCGACTCTCGCGAAACTCTAA
- the hydG gene encoding [FeFe] hydrogenase H-cluster radical SAM maturase HydG: MARTETTAQWQKNLIKQDEIDRYLSSGKDFIDDEAIENEIKANSSASPERIREIVKKAFDIKLMDSADVAALLSVTDPALKEEIFAAAREIKMKVYDKRVVTFAPLYCSSKCVNACSYCGFRCGNEAIERRVLSLDEVEAEARVLASKIGHKRLVMVYGEHPDTDADYIAETMCRVYSIKDPVRGGVGEIRRVNINAAPLPIEGLVKLREAGIGTYQVFQETYHHDTYRKVHPEGTLKGNYPWRLYALHRAMDAGIDDVAVGALFGLYDWKFEVMGLVAHARDLEKRFGLGPHTVSVPRLEPAADTDFSWVKHWVSDEDFRYLIAVIRLAIPYAGLIVTNREKPEMIRSVIKMCTQRDADTRVGIGAYSDAFPETEAGAINHQQEEKQQFMLGDTRSLDAIIRELVDMGHIVSFCTAGYRCGRTGKKIMDALSSGQEGCFCKLNAVLTFQEWLEDFATGDTKEKGSKIIDKEMEEIRARVPADFSKAQLEHLEKGLLRIRAGERDLYF, encoded by the coding sequence ATGGCCCGCACTGAAACAACAGCACAATGGCAGAAAAACCTGATCAAGCAGGATGAAATCGACCGATACCTCTCGAGCGGAAAGGATTTTATCGACGACGAAGCGATCGAGAACGAAATCAAGGCGAACAGTTCGGCCTCCCCGGAACGCATCCGGGAGATCGTTAAAAAGGCCTTCGACATCAAATTGATGGACTCCGCGGACGTCGCAGCCCTCCTTTCCGTGACGGACCCGGCCCTCAAGGAAGAAATTTTCGCGGCTGCCCGCGAAATCAAGATGAAGGTATACGACAAGCGCGTCGTCACCTTCGCTCCCCTCTACTGCAGCAGCAAATGCGTGAACGCTTGCTCCTATTGCGGCTTCCGCTGCGGAAACGAAGCGATCGAACGCCGCGTCCTCAGCCTCGACGAAGTCGAAGCCGAAGCGCGGGTGCTCGCTTCCAAGATCGGGCACAAGCGGCTCGTCATGGTGTACGGCGAACACCCGGACACGGACGCCGACTACATCGCGGAAACCATGTGCCGGGTATATTCAATTAAAGATCCCGTGCGCGGAGGAGTCGGAGAAATTCGCCGGGTCAATATTAACGCCGCTCCTCTCCCGATTGAAGGCCTCGTTAAGTTGCGCGAGGCCGGCATCGGCACCTATCAGGTATTTCAGGAAACCTACCATCACGATACCTATCGAAAAGTGCATCCGGAAGGAACGCTGAAAGGAAACTATCCCTGGAGGCTCTACGCCCTCCACCGGGCCATGGACGCCGGAATCGACGACGTGGCGGTGGGAGCCCTTTTCGGCCTCTACGACTGGAAGTTCGAGGTGATGGGACTGGTCGCCCACGCGCGGGACCTGGAAAAACGGTTCGGACTGGGACCGCACACCGTTTCCGTCCCGCGCCTCGAACCCGCCGCTGACACCGATTTCTCCTGGGTGAAGCACTGGGTGAGCGACGAGGACTTCCGCTACCTGATCGCGGTGATCCGCCTCGCGATTCCCTATGCCGGGCTCATCGTCACCAACCGCGAAAAACCGGAAATGATTCGTTCGGTCATCAAGATGTGCACCCAGCGCGACGCCGACACCCGGGTGGGAATCGGCGCGTATTCTGACGCCTTCCCCGAAACAGAAGCCGGAGCGATCAACCATCAGCAGGAAGAAAAGCAGCAATTCATGCTCGGCGACACGCGCAGCCTCGACGCGATCATCCGCGAACTGGTGGACATGGGGCATATCGTTTCCTTCTGCACCGCCGGCTACCGCTGCGGCCGGACCGGAAAGAAAATCATGGACGCGCTTTCCTCCGGACAGGAAGGATGCTTCTGCAAACTGAACGCGGTTCTTACCTTCCAGGAATGGCTAGAGGACTTCGCTACCGGAGACACCAAGGAAAAAGGATCGAAGATCATCGACAAAGAGATGGAGGAAATCCGGGCGCGCGTTCCAGCCGACTTCAGCAAGGCTCAGCTCGAACATCTGGAAAAAGGACTCCTCCGCATCCGCGCCGGCGAGCGCGATCTGTATTTCTGA
- a CDS encoding lyase family protein, protein MTDTERNAEQLRAQPGDPRGIQTMRAMDNFRIAGRPVRTELVRAYALVKKACARVNGELGFLGADRAAAIEAVCDEIAEGTHDRWFTVDALQGGAGTSTNMNVNEVIAHLASARLGQAGSVEPLRDVNLHQSTNDTYPTALKLCAALRLAQAAKAAEALQGAYQKKETEFASIVAVGRTEMQSAVPMTLGAIFSSFAEAAGRDRWRIFKCEERIRTVNLGGTAVGTGLAAPRDYIFRATDELRRISGVRLARGENLVDQTANADAFAEVAGILSAFAANLEKQASDIRFLSHTGEIRLPALQAGSSIMPGKINPVVCEAVIQAGMKARSLCALVAEAASRGTLQINEFLPLIADSLLEAIDLAERSAEALAAHVALIAANPSVCAELVRRDRMIVTAFLPDLGYAAAEKLLAEFDAARETDGALEIRSFLESRLGAEAVKQKISPSSLSELGYRRNQ, encoded by the coding sequence ATGACCGATACCGAACGAAATGCCGAACAACTCCGCGCGCAGCCGGGCGATCCGCGCGGAATTCAAACCATGCGCGCAATGGATAATTTTCGCATCGCCGGACGGCCGGTCAGAACAGAACTCGTTCGCGCGTACGCGCTTGTAAAAAAAGCCTGCGCCCGCGTGAACGGGGAACTCGGATTCCTGGGCGCGGACCGGGCCGCCGCCATAGAAGCAGTCTGCGACGAAATCGCCGAGGGAACGCACGATCGATGGTTTACGGTGGACGCTCTCCAGGGAGGGGCCGGCACGTCGACGAACATGAACGTCAACGAGGTCATAGCCCATCTTGCCTCCGCTCGCCTCGGACAAGCGGGAAGCGTCGAGCCCTTGCGCGACGTGAACCTTCATCAGTCGACGAACGACACCTACCCCACCGCGCTCAAGCTCTGCGCGGCCCTCCGCCTCGCTCAAGCCGCAAAGGCGGCGGAAGCCCTGCAGGGCGCCTACCAGAAAAAAGAAACAGAATTTGCTTCAATCGTTGCCGTCGGCCGGACGGAAATGCAAAGCGCCGTTCCCATGACGCTCGGCGCGATATTCTCAAGCTTCGCCGAAGCCGCCGGCCGCGACCGCTGGCGTATATTCAAATGCGAAGAGCGGATACGGACGGTGAATCTCGGCGGCACTGCCGTGGGGACCGGGCTCGCGGCGCCGCGAGACTACATTTTTCGCGCGACGGACGAGCTCCGCAGAATCTCGGGAGTGCGCCTCGCGCGCGGAGAAAACCTCGTAGACCAGACTGCAAACGCCGACGCCTTCGCGGAAGTCGCGGGAATCCTGTCCGCCTTCGCGGCGAACCTTGAAAAGCAGGCAAGCGACATCCGCTTTCTCTCCCATACCGGCGAAATCCGCCTTCCCGCCCTGCAGGCCGGCTCGTCGATAATGCCGGGCAAGATCAACCCCGTCGTTTGCGAAGCGGTCATCCAGGCCGGCATGAAGGCGAGGAGCCTCTGCGCCCTGGTTGCCGAGGCGGCGTCCCGGGGAACGCTCCAAATCAACGAGTTTCTCCCGCTCATCGCGGATTCGCTTCTGGAAGCGATCGATCTCGCCGAGCGGAGTGCGGAAGCGCTTGCGGCCCATGTTGCACTCATCGCCGCGAATCCTTCCGTTTGCGCGGAACTGGTTCGCCGGGACCGGATGATCGTCACCGCTTTTCTTCCGGACCTCGGATACGCGGCCGCGGAGAAGCTGCTCGCGGAATTCGACGCGGCTCGCGAAACGGACGGAGCTCTCGAAATAAGGTCATTTCTCGAATCGAGGCTCGGCGCCGAAGCCGTCAAGCAAAAGATTTCGCCTTCTTCGCTTTCGGAGCTGGGCTACAGGAGGAATCAATGA
- the hydF gene encoding [FeFe] hydrogenase H-cluster maturation GTPase HydF, with protein sequence MNQTPRGLRVHIGIFGRTNTGKSSFLNLVTGQSTAIVSPVAGTTTDVVEKSMELLPLGPVTFLDTAGIDDSSEIGSLRIEKTSKALESSDVSVLVAEAGVWTEYEETLAARCAEQKTPLIVAINKTDVAAPSEQWLGELSSRFPGAGFLEISCVQAAHKPELRERAISAFKALLLERIPESALELPAILGDLLPSGKGLPLVVLVVPIDLQAPKGRLILPQVQAIRDALDSDAAVVVVKDREYPALLDKLGAEPDLVVCDSQAVLKTAADTPDRIPLTTFSILFSRFKGDIVSMAAGAAAIETLKAGDRVLIAEACTHHSLEDDIGRVKIPRWLRQYTGLDLAIDHCTGKDYPENLGEYRLIIHCGSCTLTRRQMLSRIERAGPRAITNYGMAISVLQGVAERALEPFPQALDAYRKARKTVSAPKESFR encoded by the coding sequence ATGAATCAGACGCCGCGCGGACTTCGCGTCCACATCGGAATATTCGGCCGGACGAACACCGGTAAATCGAGCTTCCTCAACCTCGTCACCGGACAATCGACGGCCATCGTCTCGCCGGTCGCAGGAACCACCACCGACGTCGTGGAAAAAAGCATGGAGCTGCTTCCGCTCGGCCCGGTGACCTTTCTGGACACCGCAGGCATCGACGATTCGTCGGAGATAGGAAGCCTGAGAATAGAAAAAACGAGCAAGGCTCTGGAGTCCTCGGATGTGTCAGTGCTCGTGGCGGAAGCCGGAGTCTGGACGGAATACGAAGAAACGCTCGCCGCCCGATGCGCAGAACAAAAAACGCCGCTGATCGTCGCAATCAACAAAACCGACGTCGCGGCGCCTTCGGAGCAATGGCTCGGCGAACTTTCCTCCCGGTTTCCGGGAGCGGGTTTTCTCGAGATCTCCTGCGTACAGGCAGCGCACAAGCCCGAGCTCCGCGAAAGGGCGATCTCGGCCTTCAAGGCTCTTCTCCTCGAACGGATTCCGGAAAGCGCCCTGGAACTCCCTGCGATTCTCGGCGATTTGCTTCCGTCCGGAAAAGGCCTTCCTCTCGTCGTACTCGTGGTCCCCATCGATCTTCAGGCCCCGAAAGGAAGACTGATTCTCCCGCAGGTCCAGGCCATCCGCGACGCCCTCGATTCGGACGCGGCGGTCGTAGTCGTAAAGGACCGGGAGTACCCCGCCCTCCTCGACAAACTGGGGGCGGAACCGGATCTCGTAGTGTGCGATTCGCAGGCGGTCCTGAAAACCGCGGCCGATACTCCAGATCGGATTCCGCTCACCACCTTCTCCATCCTTTTTTCCCGATTCAAGGGAGACATCGTCTCCATGGCCGCCGGAGCCGCCGCGATAGAAACGCTCAAAGCCGGAGACCGGGTGCTCATCGCCGAAGCCTGCACGCACCACTCGCTGGAAGACGACATCGGCAGGGTGAAAATCCCCCGCTGGCTCAGACAATATACCGGACTCGATCTCGCGATCGACCACTGCACCGGAAAAGACTATCCTGAAAATCTGGGAGAGTACCGCCTGATCATCCACTGCGGTTCCTGCACCCTCACCAGAAGGCAGATGCTTTCTCGCATCGAACGCGCGGGCCCGCGGGCGATTACGAATTACGGCATGGCGATTTCAGTTCTGCAGGGAGTTGCCGAACGAGCCCTCGAACCCTTCCCCCAGGCTCTGGACGCGTATCGGAAAGCCCGTAAAACCGTTTCCGCGCCGAAGGAGAGCTTCAGATGA
- the hydE gene encoding [FeFe] hydrogenase H-cluster radical SAM maturase HydE, with protein MRTEFLDRFKRVFPDPRFPDPVRPDIEDLVFFLDSEDPGENAYLFDKAAEVRDIHCGRRMVVRGLLEFSSHCSNTCLYCGLNRNNLRAQRYRLSAEEISEGAALVHAAGIRTIVMQSGEDSFPADRLAEAIREIKKRFDLAITLSVGERSRADYALWKEAGADRYLLRIESTDEKLYRSMHIGREVATRLECLENLRGLGYQVGSGIMVGPPGQTAEILARDILFLAERECDMIGIGPFIPHPDTPFGSARAGGVPLTLRTLALLRLLTRNAWLPATTALGSMDRDYRTDALKAGANVLMPNFSPREVKTKYEIYPGKRCVTEGTGACAGCTERIAREAGLELDLSRADSLKMKTAPDYASRAASDQ; from the coding sequence ATGAGAACAGAATTTCTCGACCGTTTCAAACGCGTTTTCCCCGACCCCCGCTTCCCCGATCCGGTGCGGCCGGACATCGAAGATCTCGTCTTCTTTCTTGATTCGGAAGATCCCGGGGAAAACGCCTACCTCTTCGATAAAGCCGCAGAGGTAAGAGACATTCACTGCGGCAGACGAATGGTGGTGCGCGGGCTTTTAGAATTCTCGAGCCACTGTTCCAACACCTGCCTCTATTGCGGACTCAACCGGAACAATCTCCGCGCCCAGCGCTACCGGCTCTCCGCGGAGGAGATCAGCGAAGGAGCGGCCCTCGTCCATGCGGCGGGAATACGCACAATCGTCATGCAGTCGGGAGAAGACTCCTTTCCCGCCGACAGGCTCGCCGAAGCGATCAGGGAAATAAAAAAGCGCTTCGATCTCGCGATCACCCTCTCGGTCGGCGAACGAAGCCGCGCGGATTATGCGCTGTGGAAAGAAGCCGGAGCGGACCGCTACCTTCTGCGCATCGAAAGCACGGATGAAAAACTCTACCGTTCAATGCACATCGGACGCGAAGTTGCGACCCGGCTTGAATGCCTGGAAAATCTCCGCGGCCTCGGCTACCAGGTCGGAAGCGGCATCATGGTCGGTCCTCCCGGACAAACCGCCGAAATCCTCGCCCGCGACATCCTCTTCCTCGCCGAGCGCGAGTGCGACATGATCGGTATCGGACCGTTCATTCCGCATCCGGACACTCCCTTCGGAAGCGCCCGGGCGGGAGGCGTTCCGCTTACGCTGAGAACCCTCGCACTGCTGCGCCTCCTCACCCGGAACGCCTGGCTTCCGGCGACGACAGCCCTCGGAAGCATGGACCGTGATTACCGAACCGACGCTCTTAAAGCGGGGGCGAACGTGCTCATGCCGAACTTCTCCCCTCGAGAAGTGAAAACCAAATACGAAATATACCCGGGGAAACGGTGCGTTACGGAAGGAACCGGAGCCTGCGCAGGCTGCACCGAGCGGATTGCCCGCGAAGCCGGACTCGAACTCGACCTCTCTCGCGCCGACAGTTTGAAAATGAAAACGGCCCCGGATTACGCATCCAGGGCCGCTTCGGATCAATAA
- a CDS encoding polysaccharide deacetylase family protein: MKLKIGIMAAAAALVALSSCASKPAAKETAVAEPKKLCALTFDDGPDIEKTALVLDKLDAYGVKATFFVVGQLLSEDTADLAKRMAEAGHEFGNHSWGWESLNEKSPADIRASLDKTAAAIQRYTGQTPRFFRPPNLATSEVLFAEAGLPFAGGVLGMDWAGCGTSAEDRAANVLKGMRDGAIVLLHDVQPYPHPTPEALDILIPELLAQGYELVTLSELFARKGVTPDPREEIMWTYVE; this comes from the coding sequence ATGAAATTGAAAATTGGTATTATGGCGGCCGCGGCTGCGCTCGTTGCTTTGAGCTCCTGCGCTTCGAAGCCTGCCGCGAAGGAGACTGCGGTGGCCGAACCGAAAAAACTCTGCGCCCTTACTTTCGACGACGGTCCCGATATCGAAAAGACGGCGCTTGTATTGGATAAGCTGGACGCCTACGGCGTAAAGGCGACGTTTTTCGTCGTCGGACAACTGTTGAGCGAGGATACCGCGGATTTGGCGAAGCGCATGGCGGAAGCCGGACACGAGTTCGGAAACCATTCCTGGGGATGGGAGAGTTTGAACGAAAAGTCGCCTGCTGATATTCGAGCGTCTCTCGATAAAACCGCTGCTGCAATTCAGCGGTATACCGGACAGACTCCGCGCTTTTTCAGGCCGCCGAATCTCGCCACCAGCGAGGTTCTCTTCGCTGAGGCCGGACTTCCGTTCGCCGGCGGCGTTCTCGGAATGGATTGGGCCGGCTGCGGAACCTCGGCAGAGGACCGCGCCGCGAACGTTCTCAAGGGCATGAGGGACGGAGCGATCGTTCTGCTTCACGACGTGCAGCCGTATCCGCATCCCACGCCGGAGGCCCTGGACATCCTGATTCCGGAGCTGCTCGCGCAGGGTTACGAGTTGGTCACGCTGAGCGAGCTCTTCGCGCGAAAGGGCGTAACGCCTGATCCGCGCGAAGAAATCATGTGGACCTATGTAGAATAA
- a CDS encoding GntR family transcriptional regulator has product MNRYIGETVKLTSEELGSINEASNQPKFLQIADRLRELIDCGRLSLGDRLPSVNEIIAHFSVSRDTAVKAYQELKDRGLIEATPNKACFVSNTLLTDDPPRILFLADSMSPFKERLYFGLIDSLPSGYYVDIYTHGDDFDTLRTIYEKYRAMRNCAAMMIIPTSAQNREYEYFRYVNPGNLLFLDRRVSGLRHPAVWQDFRHGFHSALVAQTAILSRYTRLVFLTKFYTNPIIEEMKEGLSRFAAGARIPFHQLRAPFTDRDAAAVIQPEAGDVYFILDDHLLSQLLQACEARNLRVGPDVGAVAINEGPLYPALKVPVSVLSADFYALGAEAAGFIANGSVPAAPVETRLTVRASLLP; this is encoded by the coding sequence ATGAATCGCTACATTGGAGAAACCGTGAAACTGACGAGCGAAGAACTGGGATCCATAAACGAAGCCTCGAATCAACCGAAATTTCTTCAAATCGCGGATCGCCTCCGCGAGCTTATCGACTGCGGCCGACTCTCCCTCGGCGACCGGCTTCCCTCCGTCAACGAGATCATCGCCCACTTCTCCGTATCCCGCGACACGGCCGTCAAAGCCTACCAGGAACTCAAAGACCGCGGACTTATCGAAGCGACTCCCAATAAAGCCTGCTTCGTCAGCAACACCCTCCTCACCGACGACCCGCCGCGCATCCTCTTTCTCGCTGATTCCATGTCTCCCTTCAAGGAACGCCTCTACTTCGGCCTGATCGACTCCCTCCCGAGCGGCTACTACGTCGACATTTACACCCACGGCGACGACTTCGACACCCTCCGCACGATTTACGAAAAGTACCGGGCTATGCGCAACTGCGCCGCCATGATGATCATACCGACCTCGGCCCAGAACCGCGAATACGAGTATTTCCGATACGTAAATCCGGGAAATCTCCTGTTTCTGGACCGCAGGGTTTCAGGACTCCGCCATCCGGCAGTGTGGCAAGACTTCCGCCACGGTTTTCACTCGGCACTGGTCGCGCAAACCGCAATTTTAAGCCGCTATACGCGCCTCGTATTTCTTACCAAATTCTATACCAATCCCATAATAGAAGAAATGAAGGAAGGACTGTCCCGCTTCGCCGCAGGAGCCCGCATCCCCTTTCATCAGCTTCGCGCGCCCTTCACCGACCGGGACGCAGCAGCCGTTATCCAGCCGGAGGCAGGCGACGTCTACTTCATCCTCGACGACCATCTGCTCTCCCAGCTTCTCCAGGCCTGCGAAGCCCGGAACCTGCGGGTCGGCCCGGACGTCGGAGCAGTCGCGATCAACGAGGGTCCGCTGTACCCCGCCCTCAAGGTTCCAGTAAGCGTTCTCTCCGCCGATTTCTACGCCCTCGGAGCAGAGGCCGCCGGCTTCATCGCAAACGGATCCGTCCCCGCGGCCCCGGTGGAAACCCGCCTTACCGTCCGGGCCTCTCTTCTCCCGTAA